From a single Glycine soja cultivar W05 chromosome 19, ASM419377v2, whole genome shotgun sequence genomic region:
- the LOC114398424 gene encoding late embryogenesis abundant protein ECP63-like: protein MASRRQFKEERAEAAAKLAAKDIGDINRANERDEGYDLRNEANFKQARAEAAAKLAAKDLEDANRLRDSTLINTTCHDHDENKPSLIGSMLRAAKEAVVGKPHHDEVDNSSGFYEKAKETKVDAAGSKMGEYADYATQKARETKQKAKEAKDYAADKAKDAKDTTVQTAAKRAIGFFSGGNKDQTKEEEETSRRMQEVRVQDKEYGTGRGGEKLVIKMEESRPGAVADALKAANKAMDGVMEEEGVLHVERRREKI from the exons ATGGCGTCGAGACGGCAATTCAAGGAGGAGAGAGCGGAGGCAGCGGCCAAACTGGCAGCGAAAGACATCGGCGATATCAACAGAGCAAACGAGCGCGACGAGGGGTACGACTTGCGGAACGAAGCCAACTTCAAGCAAGCACGAGCGGAGGCAGCTGCAAAGCTCGCCGCGAAGGATCTGGAGGACGCTAACAGATTAAGGGACAGCACTCTAATCAACACTACATGTCATGATCACGATGAGAACAAACCCAGTTTGATAGGGTCCATGTTAAGAGCCGCCAAGGAAGCCGTGGTTGGCAAGCCTCACCACGACGAAGTTGACAACAGCTCAGGGTTTTATGAGAAGGCCAAGGAAACAAAGGTCGACGCGGCTGGGTCCAAGATGGGTGAATACGCAGATTATGCCACACAGAAGGCGAGGGAAACGAAGCAGAAGGcaaaagaagcaaaagactATGCTGCGGATAAGGCTAAGGATGCTAAAGATACAACAGTGCAAACCGCTGCTAAAAGGGCTATCGGTTTCTTCTCGGGGGGCAACAAAGACCAAACAaag gaggaggaggaaacGAGTCGGAGAATGCAGGAGGTGAGGGTGCAAGATAAGGAATACGGAACGGGACGGGGTGGAGAGAAGTTGGTGATAAAAATGGAAGAGTCGAGGCCAGGAGCGGTGGCGGATGCGCTCAAAGCAGCCAATAAGGCCATGGACGGCGTTAT